tcgaagcTCGACGAGCCTGAAAAATTGAGTtcgagctcgagctcgaaaCAAGGCTCGACTCGGCTCAAAACTCAACGAGCCTATAAAATCTCAAGAATGAAACTCAACGAGCTTATAAAAGCTCGATATTGAATCTTGTACACTGCTCAGCTCAATTGCTAAAGCTAACTTAAATTGTCAATTCAGCCCAACTAAAATTATAAGGCCCAAATTGTTGCATTTTAAGCAAGGAGACAACTTGTAAGcgcatttttattttataacttCTTATTTATTTTGCTTTAGGATATCCAACCGATGTGGGACAagttaatttgtttttttagcCATCTCTAGAATATCAGGCATATTACTCCAATTCATTATACTTTTTGCTATATTTAGAGGTaattaaaccaaaaaaataaGCAAATTTAGAGGTAATTAAACCATAATATGCAATGAAAAATCGCTTCTTCCGCTAGGTTACACCCAAACTACCCGGTTGCTCGCTGGAACAAAAGAACATGGTTAGTGATTTTGTACCTCAATTCAGATGTTGGATGCAGTTTTCCAAATCATTGAAAAGGTCTTCTTTTTATACTGGGTATAGCCATACAGGGGCTCAAAAACACTCCAGGTGAATGTAATGATGTACTCCGTATGAAGTTGGTTATGCTAGCTAATGATACTCGTACAATACTTGATGAGGAAATTGTCCACCATTTTAGGACTACTATCGAGGACAAGCAGCAAGAGACAAAAAGAATTCATTGCCTAGTTTATGAATGCACATGTGCCAAAGGATGAAGTAGACACTTGGCTAGAAGATATGAAAATATGTGTCTTGACTGTATTTGGTATCTCTATACCAGCATATTATCGTGAGATTTATCAGGAGAGGGGAAAATAGTGGGGGAGCTTAATTAAAGAACTAAGGTTGTAGTTCCTAAGATATATCAATTAATATTACACTCATGTAGTAGAATAAATGAGTCGCTCCTCTATTAGTAATAGTGTTATTGTTAATGTTGGTGTCCTTATATATTCCGAAAAACTTTCCAACATATGTACATCCACCAATGTGGGACTCCAAATCACAAAATATTTTAGACTATAAAAAAGTcgagcttgttcacgagctTTCGAGCCGAGCCAAGGATAGCTCGGGCTTGGCTCGTTAAGATCTCGAGCCGAACTCGAACTCGAGTCGAGCCCACTCGAGCCGAGCTTTGGCCGAGCTTTGTCGAGCCGAGCATCGAGTAGTTCACGAGCAGGCTCAGCTCATTAACACCCCTATTTATGTCTACCAAAATCAATGGGTGGAATGGGTTTTCGTGACTTGAGGTATTTTAACCAAGCACTCCTCGCAAAACAATGTTTCCGGCTTAGCATGGAAACTAGGTCCTTGTTGAGTTGTGTTTTAAAGGCGCGGTACTATAAACACTCGAATCTGGTAGAGACAAGAAGGGGTTATGACCCAAGCTACACTTGGAGAAGCATGTGGGGGGAAAAATCTCTATTACTTGAAGGGTTAAAGTGGCGTGTGGGGAATGGCTTATCAATCAAAGTATGGTATGAGGCCTGGATGCCCGGGAATGGAACTCACTTTATTCCAACACCAAGAGTGGACAGTGATATGGCATTGCGAGTGTCAGACTTAATTGACTATGAAAATCAGTGCTGGAATGGCAGTATGATCAAGGAGGTATTTGTGGAGGAGGAGTAGAAGTTGGTGCGTGCTATCCCCCTTTCGAGGTCCTGGCCATGTGACTCGTACTATTGGTGGCCGACGAGCAATGGTATGTATAGTGTAAgatctgtaggggaatacagttaagcataataacatgtgcggaacaatccccaaagccaggaaacatgtataaagcacaaattaagcaaacttacattcgaagcgtgttttccacaataatctgtcaacggacacgaacaaagaactccacttgacgttcctctacttggttcaccgacacgatcagatccgtcttgattatcgtagcttagacaatcgatcaagagatttgcttttgggatgaacacactatggaggcacagagagaattagggttctctgttttctcctagggttgtgtgtaatctaaattgtgattgccttagttggaaattaggtcataaggttatttacataaccttacgaaccgaccaagccataaggcaaggccggctagcaagcccgcgcagcatcacaagcacacgcacagcgagctgggctgtgggccgcgctgctgctgctgctgctgtgtcgtggtcttggcccgcgcgcgcacacagctgctcggccatgggccagcgctgttgtgtcgccttgcttgcttgcctagcgcgcgcccatgggccttgagtgcttcgtgcactcggctcgtgggccgctcctcgtatccgcgtttaatatatttccgatatattatttatcgtttcgtatacgacgaatcaccgtcgtacgatacgatttattcgtttcgtctagcttacgaatattcgcgatacgatatacgattccgatgcaaggtcgtatcgtataatacgtttccaacttaaatcccgaaaagctattaaatgaatttccgattcatttaatccggtgatctgttacgtgtcattggtgtgaccttgtaggttcagtcaagagtaagttgtgagttcaatatccactagaactcactgatcggaagcattgctccagctagctgttctgatcacttgatctcactgaattaattgttcgcaattaatctgaaccttggtattagacttaatgcaccttgggtgaaggacatatttccttcaatctcccacttgtcattcagacaagtgtgcatccacattcctttgtcgcttaatgttacttactgaacataaggtaagatccaagccatccttattaggtccagaagtgtttctcggattacagagttcaactgtcaaacttttgcagaaggttaagcctaaccattctgagcacggccatgcattttacagtatctaactctccgagagtccttgttacacaacaacaccatatcctatcaaagataggaggacaatccattcttgcaatctatgaacactcactttgattcatagtacgcccaataactgcttttatagcctccttttacggtgcgacgtttagctagtatcaaagcgaactaattctcaaacgagcagacataatcactcatgttctgaggaacgatttctaatcaccattaatgagaactacctatgacatgactttaatctcttaaagagttctcatggtcaatccgatacaagatccaataagtatctatgcaaaagattctgacatccagtcactctagttcaagaaacagaactaagtaatctacttgcaatctaatcttcattagtcattggtcgtccacctttcaatgacctggattagggatcctttgtgacttcaatattcaagttcacttatgggtgtttctttgccaaagaatccatcttgacatcccatttgaatgatttgaatcacatggacttatcatttaattctaaaccacaattaaatgaatatgaaataataaatttcataaatatgaaatggttaaaccaattgttttaaacatagatctaacagatgttctaaaacaatacttagaaaatcaaagccattctccaatattcttgattcccatggttgctacatgtgcgttgtgtttcacttgtggcaacggtttagtcaatggatccgcgacgttgtcgtcagttccaaccttgaaaatctcgatttcctttctttcaacgatctctctaagtatatgaaatcgccgcagtacgtgcttggacttctggtggctcctaggctcctttgcctgggcaatggctccgctattgtcacaatacaaagccactggtcctttaatggaggggacaacaccaagttcttcgatgaacttccgaatccaaacagcttcctttgctgcttctgaggtagcaatgtactcgacttcagttgtagtatccgcaatagtgctttgcttagcacttttccagcttactgctccgccgttgaggcagaacacaaacccagactgtgatctgaaatcatctctgtcggtttgaaagcttgcgtccgtatagcccttaacaatcaactcatttgtaccaccataaatcagaaactgatccttggtccttttcaggtactttaggatgttcttggcagcagtccaatgcgcctcacctggttctgattggtacctgctcgttgcactgagtgcgaacgaaacatccagccttatacaaatcatagcatacatgatggatccaatagccgaagcgtatggaattccactcatctttctacgctcatcagatgttttgggacactgattcttgcttagatatacgccatgtgacatgggtagatggcctctcttggcttccatcatattgaacctagctagcactttgtcaatgtaagtgctttggcttagtccaatcatccttttagatctatccctatagatcttgatgcccaatatgtactgtgcctctcctaagtccttcattgagaaacacttcccgagccaagtctttacagactccaacataggaatgtcgtttccaataagcagcatgtcgtcaacatacaagactaggaatgcaattttactcccactgaccttcttgtatacacaagattcgtcctgattcttgatgaagccaaacttattgactacttcatcaaatcgtttattccaactccttgatgcctgctttagtccgtagatggacttctttgttaggttatgatacatatgacaattcataaatcatgcggaaaaaccattaagccaggaatacatattatttacacataatcatttagcatagtttagatgcatactctttgttgcgtgccttccctagctgcgcccgaaccgaacaagaacaagtctttaggactccaagtgtcgtccctccgtagatagtccacagcacgtccggatccgccttaagattgaccaactagaatcgcccttaaggtactattattttcggcactttataggcaattgtgtaattgaattttgctctcaaaaactcactttgaatacttgaatgctcgatgtaaatatgtgaccctaggcacttatttatagagtttatggaaaggaattataatcctattagaatacaaatttatttaattataatcctactaggactctaattaaacaaactttatctattaggattagatttaatcatattacgaatcccggtagccttaggattcgagtagcacacacgagtggcgcacaagcaccgcacacccgcacgcaggccttgcggcccacgccgagcgcacagcgcaatgcccactgtcgcagccttctccgcgcgcgcgcccaagcttcggctgggcctggcttttgcgctgggcctggtcgtatgcttggcgtgtggttgttgcgcttggcttgctgggcgatggcccggcttcgtgctgggccttcgtctggcaggcctcgtccgatgctaattcgtacgatacgcttccgattaaattctcgattccggaattcatttccgatacgaacaatatttaatatttccgattccggatttaattttcgtttcgaacaaatatttaatattttcgtttgcggaattattttccgatttcgataatatttccgattctgacaatatttccgtttccggcaatattttcgattccggcaatatttccatttccaataatattttccgatacgtaccatgtttccgtttccggcaacatctacgacttggataatatttatatttccgatacgatccatatttccgtttccggcaatatcatcgtttccggagtattcatttcttgcctgtgacgatctcagctcccactgaaaccaagatccgtcgattccgaatatccatagatggagtatttaatgccattaaatacttgatccgtttacgtactatttgtgtgaccctacgggttcagtcaagagtaagctgtggatttaatatcattaattccacttgaactgaagcggcctctagctaggcattcagctcacttgatctcactgaattattaacttgttaattaatactgaaccgcatttattagacttaacattgaatgcatactttgaccaagggcattatttccttcagtctcccacttgtccttagggacaagtgtgcatttcctaattcctttgtcgctcgatgcttgctcttgaacataaggtaagagttgtcatccttattatgtccagaggtgtttctcggtttcagagttcaactgatcaaataaacagataatcatagcctatgattcatccgagcacggccatgcatttcacagtttctagctctccgagtggcctttgtacaacttttaagcatctcatcccgatttatgggaggacaatcccaatcttgcgatcttgagattagacttcgtttgataggtgattacctgagcgttgcctttatagcctccttttacggtgcgacggttggtcaacgtcaaagcaaccagttctcaaacaagtaatctcaaatcactcaggtattgaggatttagtgtctaataattttaatgaaatttacttatgacagattttcatctcttacagtaaagtttcataggtcttttccgatactagtcttcccaaagtaagcatctatgcaaatgattatgacattgccatgtccacatagttcaagaaacaaaactactagtcatcttgcattctagtcgtctaacgttttctatgcgtccaattttatagaaaactccgactagggaccattttcaacttttgacattcaagttcacttgatagacatttcttagtcacatgactggtcctgacagtctatcttgaatatatcgtcaaattgaagggactcatcatttaataaaccacaaattaaatggaaaaatgaattcttttcatttattgtgaatgattaaccaataatgttttacaaagatttaaactctaaaactttaaaacattaaacagggtcatcaaagccattctccaatatgcttgattcccatagctgcagtgtgcgagttgtgcttcgcctgcggcagaggtttagtcaatggatctgatatgttgtcatcagttccaattttgcttatctcgacttcttttctttcaacgaactctcgtagaaggtgaaatctacgaagtacatgcttgactctctggtggtgtctaggctcctttgcctgtgcaatagctccgttattatcacaatacagggctattggacctttaatggaggggactacaccaagttcacctatgaacttccttagccatatagcttcctttgctgcttcatgtgcagcaatgtactccgcttcagttgtagaatccgcaatggtgctttgcttagcacttttccagcttactgcacctccgttgaggcagaagataaacccagactgtgatctgaaatcatctttgtcggtttggaaacttgcgtccgtatagcctttaacaattaattcataatctccaccatagaccaggaagtcatctttgtgccttttcaggtacttcagaatattcttggcagtagtccaatgcgcctctcctgggtctgactggtatctgctcgtagcactgagtgcgtacgcaacatctgggcgtgtacatatcatagcatacattattgaaccaatcaatgatgcatatggaatcccattcattcgtctacgctcatcaagtgtttttgggcactgattcttgcttagagtcattccatgagacatgggtaggtagcctcgcttggagtccgccatcttgaacctatcaagcaccttattgatataagtgctttgactaagtccaatcatccttttagatctatctctgtaaatcttgatgcccaatatgtactgtgcttctcctagatctttcatcgaaaaacatttcccaagacaaatcttgacagagttcaacataggaacgtcatttccgataagtaatatgtcgtcgacatataatactaggaaagcaattttgctcccactgaccttcttgtatacacaagattcgtctgtgtcttgatgaaaccaaagtcactgactgcttcataaaaacgtatattccagctcctggatgcctgcttcaatccgtagattgacttctttagcttgcatacctttttagcattctttggatcctcaaaaccttcaggctgtgtcataaacacagtttctgttaaaatgccgtttaagaaagcaattttgacatccatctgccatatttcgtaatcgtaatatgcagcgattgctaacattatccgaatagactttagcattgcaactggtgaaaaggtttcatcgtaatccacaccgtggacttgcctgtaaccttttgcaaccaatctagctttgaaaacttcaagtttcccatctttgtcctttttcagtttgaaaacccatttgcttccaatggcttggtagccatctggaaaatcgaccaaatcccatacttggttttcagacatggagtctaattcagattgcatggcttcttgccattgcttggagctagggctcgtcatagcttgtttgtaagtcgcaggttcatcactttcaagtaatagaacgtcatagctctcgttcgtcaaaatacctaagtacctttccggttgagatctatatctttgcgatctacgcggggtaatatttctagattgaccatgattctcaccagattcttctaaagatctctgagtttcatcctgaatgtcatcttgagcattctttagagtttgttgttcgactcgacgaaacgaatttcttcgaggtctacttttctcccacttgtcattttggaaatgtgatctttctccaaaaagacaccatctcgagcaacaaacaccttgttctcagatgtattgtagaagtaatacccctttgtttcctttggatagcccacaaggatacatttgtcagattttggatgaagtttgtctgaaattaatcgtttgacgtatacttcacatccccaaatcttaagaaaagacacatttggaggctttccaaaccataattcgtatggagtcttttcgacagctttagacggagctctatttatagtgagtgcagctgtatttagtgcatgtccccaaaattctaatggaagtttggcctgacccatcattgacctgaccatgtctagcaaggttctgttcctccgttccgacacaccgttccattgtggtgttccaggaggagtcaattctgatagaattccacattctttcagatggtcatcaaattcatagctcagatattcaccgcctctatcagaccgcagtttcttaatcttcttgcctaattgattctctacttcactctgaaattccttgaatttgtcaaaggattcagacttatgcttcattaggtagacataaccatatctactgaagtcatcagtgaaagtgataaagtagctgaaaccacctctagcatttgtactcattggtccacatacatctgtatggattaaacccaatagttcatttgctctttctccaactttagagaaaggttgctttgtcattttgccaagtaaacatgattcgcatttaccataatcctctaagtcaaatggttctagaattccttccttttgaagtctttctaagcgtttcaagtttatatggcctaatggacaatgccacagataggtgagatctgaatcatcctttttggcctttttggtatttat
This genomic stretch from Spinacia oleracea cultivar Varoflay chromosome 3, BTI_SOV_V1, whole genome shotgun sequence harbors:
- the LOC110779160 gene encoding uncharacterized mitochondrial protein AtMg00310-like gives rise to the protein MGGMGFRDLRYFNQALLAKQCFRLSMETRSLLSCVLKARYYKHSNLVETRRGYDPSYTWRSMWGEKSLLLEGLKWRVGNGLSIKVWYEAWMPGNGTHFIPTPRVDSDMALRVSDLIDYENQCWNGSMIKEVFVEEE